A region from the Saccharomonospora azurea NA-128 genome encodes:
- a CDS encoding DUF885 domain-containing protein, protein MAPTTTVTTLADECVDLLFDIDPLWPVILGIDPTRVGLGDVTEAAESEHRAALQRLVERAEALDAAQLSDQDRVTRDVIVSQARSRIEQIDTRLVEFTISDFFVGPAASLLTLLPMVGISTAEQGRAQLERLAAIPAYLEQVVRRHRAGVAAGRTPVAHLVRAAVEHLDRYLAAPADDPLLRQAPPDDEFAARREELLADVVRPAFARYRDVLRSEFLEHGRPEDRPGVCHLPDGDALYAALARVHTTTDRGPDELHATGLDCIERLAEEYAVLGRRVFGTDDLEEIFARLRTDPALRWKSAEELLDTARAAITRAEREAPNWFGTIPSQPWVVEAVPAAEAPGAPAAYYLQPSVDGSRPGTYFANTHQVTERFRHTSEVTAFHEVIPGHHFQLSTALNLTELPLLRRISDVNAYSEGWGLYTERLADEMGLYSDDVARLGMLSMDSVRAGRLVVDTGLHAKGWSRQQAIDFLQHNTPMATVEIVAEVDRYIAYPGQALSYMVGRLEIQRLRAEAEQALGSRFDIREFHDLVLGGGALPMTVLEDVVRTWVRRQDG, encoded by the coding sequence ATGGCGCCCACGACAACCGTGACGACCCTCGCCGACGAGTGCGTCGATCTTCTCTTCGACATCGATCCGCTGTGGCCGGTGATCCTGGGAATCGACCCGACACGGGTGGGGCTGGGCGACGTCACGGAAGCCGCTGAGAGCGAACACAGGGCCGCGTTGCAGCGCCTCGTCGAGCGGGCGGAGGCCCTCGACGCGGCGCAGCTGTCCGACCAGGACCGCGTGACGCGCGACGTGATCGTCAGCCAGGCGAGGTCGCGGATCGAGCAGATCGACACCAGGCTGGTGGAGTTCACGATCTCCGACTTCTTCGTGGGGCCCGCCGCGAGCCTGCTCACGCTGCTGCCCATGGTCGGGATCAGCACGGCGGAGCAGGGCCGGGCGCAGCTCGAACGGCTCGCCGCGATTCCCGCGTACCTGGAGCAGGTCGTCCGGCGCCACCGCGCGGGTGTCGCCGCAGGCCGGACGCCGGTCGCGCACCTGGTTCGGGCGGCCGTCGAGCACCTGGACCGCTACCTCGCCGCGCCGGCCGACGACCCGCTTCTTCGCCAGGCACCGCCGGACGACGAGTTCGCCGCACGTCGCGAGGAGCTGCTGGCCGACGTGGTGCGGCCCGCGTTCGCGCGCTACCGCGACGTGCTGCGGTCGGAGTTCCTGGAGCACGGCAGGCCGGAGGACCGCCCCGGGGTGTGCCACCTGCCCGACGGGGACGCCCTGTACGCGGCACTGGCCCGGGTGCACACCACGACGGATCGCGGGCCGGACGAGTTGCACGCCACCGGTCTCGACTGCATCGAGCGCCTGGCCGAGGAGTACGCCGTTCTCGGGCGCCGGGTCTTCGGGACGGACGATCTCGAGGAGATCTTCGCGCGGCTGCGCACCGATCCGGCACTGCGCTGGAAGAGCGCCGAGGAACTGCTCGACACCGCACGGGCCGCCATCACGCGGGCGGAGCGCGAGGCGCCGAACTGGTTCGGCACCATCCCGTCGCAGCCGTGGGTCGTGGAGGCCGTCCCGGCGGCGGAGGCGCCCGGTGCGCCCGCGGCGTACTACCTGCAGCCGTCCGTCGACGGGTCGCGCCCGGGCACGTACTTCGCCAACACCCACCAGGTCACCGAGCGGTTCCGGCACACCTCCGAGGTGACCGCGTTCCACGAGGTGATCCCGGGCCACCACTTCCAGCTCAGCACGGCGTTGAACCTGACGGAGCTGCCGCTGCTGCGCCGGATCAGCGACGTCAACGCCTACAGCGAGGGCTGGGGCCTCTACACCGAGCGGCTCGCCGACGAGATGGGCCTGTACTCCGACGACGTCGCCCGGCTCGGCATGCTCAGCATGGACTCGGTGCGGGCGGGCCGGCTGGTGGTCGACACGGGTCTGCACGCGAAGGGCTGGAGCAGGCAGCAGGCGATCGACTTCCTTCAGCACAACACGCCTATGGCGACCGTGGAGATCGTGGCCGAGGTCGACCGCTACATCGCCTACCCGGGGCAGGCACTGTCGTACATGGTCGGAAGGCTGGAGATCCAACGCCTGCGCGCCGAGGCCGAACAGGCGCTCGGCTCGCGTTTCGACATCCGCGAGTTCCACGACCTGGTGCTCGGTGGCGGGGCGTTGCCCATGACCGTGCTGGAGGACGTCGTGCGGACGTGGGTGCGTCGGCAAGACGGGTGA
- a CDS encoding AsnC family protein, with protein MALTDPVDARLLAALAESGKIAVHELAARVGMDPRDVAYRLVGLSAQGLPLLVGVESDPAGLRAALAAHSPPPYPGAHQVTGPPSGPYQVQGAPSGPYHVQGTPSGAYHVHGTPSGPHPVHGTPSGAHHVQGTPSGAYQVHGTPSGSYPVHGTPSGAFPVSPPGAPPPHHAAPPAPASPPPAPDPVMSTWGPPQSAQWARGDQLPTAEAPKQGRPGDALDTVGLEGEQLAVQLLEVQDPADYLFSAAGYSLEDDERAVVVHTEITNKGSIPFASLPDNYLELLTADGGTIAKAPVSLTSRPPHKIGVQPGETSGGHTVYVVSESVRVTGVRWSPRPEPDGRSLVWSLDD; from the coding sequence GTGGCCCTGACCGATCCTGTCGACGCACGCCTGCTCGCCGCCCTGGCCGAGTCGGGCAAAATCGCCGTGCACGAACTCGCGGCGAGAGTCGGGATGGATCCGCGGGACGTCGCCTACCGCCTCGTCGGACTGTCGGCGCAGGGACTTCCCCTCCTCGTCGGTGTCGAGAGCGACCCCGCAGGCCTGCGCGCGGCTCTCGCGGCGCACTCGCCGCCCCCGTACCCGGGAGCTCACCAGGTCACCGGTCCACCGAGTGGGCCGTACCAGGTGCAGGGCGCACCCAGCGGCCCGTACCACGTCCAAGGCACGCCCAGCGGGGCCTACCACGTTCACGGCACACCGAGCGGTCCTCACCCGGTGCACGGCACGCCCAGCGGTGCTCACCACGTCCAGGGCACACCCAGCGGCGCCTACCAGGTGCACGGCACGCCGAGCGGGTCGTACCCGGTGCACGGCACACCGTCCGGCGCCTTCCCCGTCTCCCCGCCCGGCGCCCCACCACCCCATCACGCGGCGCCCCCGGCTCCGGCCTCACCGCCGCCCGCGCCGGATCCGGTGATGAGCACCTGGGGACCACCGCAGAGCGCGCAGTGGGCCCGGGGCGATCAACTGCCCACCGCCGAGGCACCGAAGCAGGGACGGCCCGGCGACGCACTCGACACCGTCGGGCTGGAGGGCGAGCAACTGGCCGTGCAGCTGCTGGAGGTCCAGGACCCGGCCGACTACCTGTTCTCGGCGGCGGGTTACTCCCTGGAGGACGACGAGCGCGCCGTGGTCGTGCACACGGAGATCACGAACAAGGGCTCGATCCCGTTCGCGTCGCTGCCCGACAACTACCTCGAACTCCTCACCGCCGACGGCGGCACGATCGCGAAGGCCCCCGTCTCACTGACCTCCCGGCCCCCGCACAAGATCGGCGTCCAACCGGGCGAGACGAGCGGCGGACACACGGTGTACGTCGTCAGCGAGTCGGTGCGCGTGACCGGGGTCCGCTGGAGCCCGAGGCCCGAACCCGACGGGCG
- a CDS encoding sortase domain-containing protein — MATTLSLRPPELRRVGVVAAGLTALAALATTVVATTLLHPSDDQPTSALSSDAERATPRTLAAEAAPVPHSALPESTPTRVAIPALGVDATVVGLGRTPSGVAEVPGHASAVGWLADGPTPGETGTSVLTGHTDFAHERGSFFSLHLLRPGDTVRVARADRSIGAFTVYRVEELTPKYALAHATAPSNHPELRLLTAASSNDGGGATLVVSARLTAAVDGE, encoded by the coding sequence GTGGCCACGACCCTGAGCCTGCGCCCGCCGGAGCTCCGGCGGGTCGGGGTGGTGGCGGCCGGCCTGACGGCGCTGGCCGCGCTGGCCACGACCGTGGTCGCGACCACCCTGCTCCACCCGTCGGACGACCAGCCGACGTCCGCGCTCTCGTCGGACGCCGAGCGGGCGACACCGCGCACACTCGCCGCGGAAGCCGCGCCGGTCCCCCACTCCGCGCTGCCCGAGTCGACACCGACCCGCGTCGCGATCCCCGCACTGGGTGTCGACGCCACGGTCGTGGGCCTCGGACGCACTCCGTCCGGCGTCGCCGAGGTACCGGGACACGCGTCCGCCGTCGGCTGGCTCGCCGACGGCCCGACTCCGGGCGAAACGGGCACCTCGGTTCTCACCGGGCACACCGACTTCGCCCACGAGCGCGGCAGCTTCTTCTCACTGCACCTCCTGCGTCCAGGCGACACGGTACGAGTCGCCCGTGCCGACCGCAGCATCGGCGCGTTCACCGTGTACCGCGTCGAGGAGCTGACCCCGAAGTACGCACTAGCCCACGCCACCGCCCCCTCGAACCATCCCGAGCTGCGACTGCTCACCGCGGCGAGCTCGAACGACGGCGGAGGCGCGACGCTCGTCGTGTCGGCGCGGCTCACCGCCGCGGTCGACGGCGAGTGA